One genomic segment of Ictalurus punctatus breed USDA103 chromosome 4, Coco_2.0, whole genome shotgun sequence includes these proteins:
- the bcl2l10 gene encoding bcl-2-like protein 10 produces the protein MSCWLRKETLMLAEDYIDFCIGNQQMPPSKSAEAMRRVAKDLELQYKTKFLSMSRTFLAACGLKSDRSTCLRSVMTLLVEDGKLNWGRIVSLFAFTGVVATEMSSRGDGVENCRKLAETIADYLVKERSDWLLENGGWDGFCRFFSSTDHVSYDSSMKTALFAAAGVGLAGLTFLLVR, from the exons ATGTCCTGTTGGTTAAGGAAAGAGACTCTGATGTTGGCAGAAGACTACATCGACTTCTGCATCGGGAACCAGCAGATGCCTCCCAGCAAGTCGGCCGAGGCCATGCGCCGTGTGGCGAAGGATCTGGAGCTCCAGTACAAGACCAAGTTCCTGTCTATGTCGCGCACGTTCCTGGCGGCGTGCGGCTTGAAATCGGACCGGAGCACCTGTCTGCGCAGCGTCATGACCTTGCTGGTGGAGGACGGAAAGCTGAACTGGGGAAGAATCGTCTCGCTGTTCGCTTTCACGGGCGTTGTCGCCACCGAGATGTCCTCCCGAGGAGACGGAGTGGAGAACTGCAGGAAGCTCGCCGAGACCATCGCTGATTACCTGGTCAAAGAGAGGAGCGACTGGCTGCTGGAGAATGGAGGCTGG GACGGTTTCTGCAGGTTCTTCAGCAGCACCGATCATGTCAGTTACGATTCGTCCATGAAGACGGCGCTGTTCGCGGCAGCGGGAGTCGGCTTGGCTGGACTGACCTTCCTCCTAGTGCGCTGA
- the gnb5b gene encoding guanine nucleotide-binding protein subunit beta-5b translates to MCDQTFLAITFGACDNCSQNKPLMNIYLQNEPVNYCSLCVEKMACQGLAKGESVASLKAEAESLKVKLEQERAKLHDADLNQMAEKVEALGAVTLKNRRTLKGHSSKVLCMDWCSDKRRIVSSSQDGKVIVWDAFTTNKEHGVTMPCTWVLACAYAPSGCVIACGGLDNKCSVYPLSLDKSENLAAKRKPVAVHTNYLSSCSFTNSDMQILTASGDGTCALWDVESGQLLQSFHGHSADVLSLDLAPSETGNTFVSGGCDKKANVWDMRSGQNIQSFDTHESDINAVKYYPSGDAFATASDDATCRLYDLRADREVAVYAKESIIFGASSVDFSLSGRLLFAGYNDYTINIWDVLKGTRAAILYGHENRVSKVRVSPDGTAFCSASWDNTLRFWA, encoded by the exons ATGTGTGACCAGACGTTTTTAGCGATCACGTTCGGCGCCTGCGACAACTGCAGCCAGAACAAACCTCTGATGAACATCTACCTGCAGAACGAGCCGGTTAACTACTGCTCGCTGTGTGTGGAGAAG ATGGCGTGTCAGGGTCTGGCGAAGGGGGAGAGCGTGGCGTCGCTGAAGGCCGAGGCGGAGAGTTTGAAGGTCAAACTGGAGCAGGAGAGAGCCAAACTGCACGATGCAGACC TCAATCAGATGGCGGAGAAAGTGGAAGCTCTGGGTGCGGTCACGCTGAAGAACCGTCGCACGCTGAAGGGTCACAGTAGTAAAGTGCTGTGTATGGACTGGTGCAGTGATAAGAGACGCATCGTCAGCTCCtcacag GACGGGAAGGTCATCGTCTGGGACGCCTTCACAACTAACAAG GAGCACGGTGTCACCATGCCGTGTACGTGGGTGTTAGCGTGTGCGTACGCTCCCTCGGGCTGTGTGATAGCGTGTGG tgggtTGGATAATAAATGCTCTGTCTATCCCCTGTCTCTGGATAAGAGTGAGAATTTGGCAGCGAAGAGGAAACCGGTGGCCGTTCACACCAACTATCTCTCCTCCTGCAGCTTCACCAACTCTGatatgcag atccTGACCGCCAGCGGTGACGGTACGTGTGCATTATGGGATGTAGAGAGCGGGCAGCTGCTGCAGAGTTTCCATGGTCACTCGGCTGATGTGCTCTCGCTGGACCTGGCTCCGTCTGAGACAGGAAACACCTTCGTCTCCGGA ggttgtGATAAGAAGGCTAATGTGTGGGACATGCGCTCCGGTCAGAACATCCAGTCCTTCGACACTCACGAGTCGGACATCAATGCTGTAAA gtactACCCGAGTGGTGATGCTTTTGCCACTGCATCTGACGATGCTACA TGCCGTCTGTATGACCTGAGGGCCGACCGCGAAGTGGCCGTTTACGCTAAAGAGAGCATCATCTTCGGCGCCTCCAGTGTGGACTTCTCCCtcagtg ggcgACTGCTGTTTGCTGGCTATAACGACTACACTATAAACATATGGGACGTGTTAAAGGGCACCCGGGCGGCGATCCTGTACGGGCACGAGAACCGGGTCAGTAAGGTCCGAGTGTCGCCTGACGGTACCGCGTTCTGCTCAGCATCGTGGGACAACACACTACGG TTCTGGGCTTGA